A genome region from Nocardiopsis exhalans includes the following:
- the mobL gene encoding relaxase MobL yields the protein MPLKTDIVVVNEFSVPLPGGKGSRGGTPGAYVTRYMAREGATESLAPIQRLRTDDFILRYMARDSAVERMPSRREAKYEMRQAQGDGGVAFGYGSVSLSDEQLESASADIQRLFEGGHTVMKTVLSFDEAYLKRHGIVDPDFHCEKAGDYRGHLDQMKLRMAIIHGLERMASGTGGYDDLRYVGVVQVDTEHVHCHLAMVDAGPGRRAKDGTQKGKLLDRHKARLRRGIDAWLDEKQPVAHLSSAVGYERRNVTTYIKRWAHDRIRTEALPQFVLACLPVDRSLWRAGSRAASMRKANALVTELVTEQLARPGSPMPAAMERIRDYADHRRANEDLSTKQWQALINRGRSQIVERAVNGVYQLLRTMSAEELTVRTPMLELMGMDYERMAVAAADEQAQGERADDLIFFGFRLRSYSSRLAHHRRQAEHNRRLALRWERSDAADVAAAHSRPLYDHYRFEQRWHEQVMAKYQHFLPFLADSSAWHEEQQALSDYGARLLSLMGLRADASLARMKDGEEAERIGRQVYDQPGGRHLTQGRAGRAVLDGRIATMKRVYDERVAELRSRLSGSGLVLELGVDETRADAVTDAAVIVEGASHDFAEVKALDLHHLGYDFVSDVEVGQRAGRAFLAAARTRRQLVLAAMDYLEGSDQSATIVELPVDDVAAMTHTARALSAGWAEMGRFVLPSRIAELRTEQEGAEAARRSKASPLDAELAVRVTARVDQAVLEASAAPSDATQDRQHAPSRSGPTKD from the coding sequence ATGCCACTGAAGACGGACATCGTCGTGGTCAACGAGTTCAGCGTCCCCCTGCCCGGAGGTAAGGGCTCGCGCGGGGGGACGCCGGGGGCGTATGTGACCCGGTACATGGCCCGAGAAGGGGCGACCGAGTCCCTGGCACCGATCCAGCGCCTGCGCACCGACGACTTCATCCTGCGCTACATGGCGCGCGACTCGGCGGTGGAGCGGATGCCCTCGCGCCGGGAGGCGAAGTACGAGATGCGCCAGGCCCAGGGAGATGGGGGTGTGGCCTTCGGCTACGGCTCGGTGTCGCTGTCCGACGAGCAGCTGGAGTCCGCCAGCGCCGACATCCAGCGCCTCTTCGAGGGCGGGCACACGGTGATGAAGACCGTGCTGTCCTTCGACGAGGCCTATCTCAAGCGCCACGGCATCGTCGATCCCGACTTCCACTGTGAGAAGGCCGGCGACTACCGCGGCCATCTCGACCAGATGAAGCTGCGGATGGCGATCATACACGGGCTCGAGAGGATGGCCTCGGGCACCGGCGGCTACGACGACCTCCGCTACGTCGGGGTCGTGCAGGTCGACACCGAGCACGTCCACTGCCACCTGGCCATGGTCGACGCCGGCCCGGGGCGGCGGGCCAAGGACGGCACGCAAAAAGGCAAGCTGCTCGACCGGCACAAGGCCCGCCTGCGCCGGGGCATCGACGCCTGGCTCGACGAGAAGCAGCCCGTGGCCCACCTGTCCAGCGCGGTCGGCTATGAGCGGCGCAATGTCACGACCTACATCAAGCGCTGGGCCCACGACCGGATCCGGACCGAGGCCCTGCCGCAGTTCGTCCTCGCCTGCCTGCCGGTCGACCGGAGCCTGTGGCGAGCCGGGTCAAGGGCGGCGTCGATGCGCAAGGCCAATGCGCTGGTGACCGAACTGGTAACCGAGCAGCTGGCCCGCCCCGGCTCGCCGATGCCAGCGGCCATGGAGCGCATCCGCGACTACGCCGACCACCGACGGGCCAACGAGGACTTGTCGACCAAGCAGTGGCAGGCGCTCATCAACCGAGGTCGATCCCAGATCGTCGAGCGCGCCGTCAACGGCGTCTACCAGCTGCTGCGAACCATGTCCGCCGAGGAGCTGACGGTGCGCACCCCGATGCTCGAGCTCATGGGGATGGACTACGAGCGCATGGCCGTCGCTGCCGCCGACGAGCAGGCCCAGGGCGAAAGGGCTGACGACCTCATCTTCTTCGGCTTCCGTCTGCGCAGCTATTCCTCGCGCCTGGCCCACCACCGCCGCCAGGCCGAGCACAACCGCAGGCTCGCCCTGCGCTGGGAGCGCTCGGACGCCGCCGACGTCGCCGCAGCACACTCGCGCCCCCTCTACGACCACTACCGCTTCGAGCAGCGCTGGCACGAGCAGGTGATGGCCAAGTACCAGCACTTCCTGCCCTTCCTCGCCGATTCCAGCGCCTGGCACGAGGAGCAGCAGGCCCTCTCCGACTACGGTGCCCGACTCCTGTCTCTGATGGGCCTGCGCGCCGACGCCTCGCTGGCGCGGATGAAGGACGGCGAGGAGGCTGAGCGGATCGGTCGGCAGGTCTACGACCAGCCCGGGGGGCGGCACCTGACCCAGGGCAGGGCTGGGCGGGCCGTCCTCGACGGCCGGATCGCGACGATGAAGCGGGTCTACGACGAACGGGTCGCCGAGCTGCGCAGCCGGTTGTCGGGCTCAGGTCTCGTTCTCGAGCTCGGCGTCGACGAGACCAGGGCCGATGCCGTCACCGACGCGGCAGTCATCGTCGAGGGAGCCAGCCACGACTTCGCGGAGGTCAAGGCCCTTGACCTCCATCACCTCGGCTACGACTTCGTCTCCGACGTAGAGGTCGGGCAAAGGGCCGGACGGGCGTTCCTGGCCGCAGCACGGACTCGGAGGCAGCTGGTCTTGGCAGCGATGGACTACCTCGAGGGCTCGGATCAGTCGGCGACGATCGTCGAGCTGCCCGTCGACGACGTGGCGGCGATGACGCACACGGCGCGGGCGCTGTCGGCGGGGTGGGCCGAGATGGGCAGGTTCGTTCTACCTTCGCGCATCGCCGAGCTGCGGACGGAGCAGGAGGGGGCCGAGGCGGCACGCCGGTCGAAGGCGTCCCCGCTCGACGCCGAGCTGGCGGTGCGGGTTACTGCCCGGGTGGACCAGGCCGTACTCGAAGCGAGTGCCGCACCATCTGATGCCACCCAGGATCGTCAGCACGCCCCCTCCAGGTCGGGCCCAACAAAAGACTAA
- a CDS encoding AAA family ATPase, with protein sequence MFNDERRDAAYPTLSKLSDPLKPAEREIVGRKREQMQVMAGMARPELSNVLLLAEAGTGKTALVQAVSVQDSQRRYLEVDPARMIAEAGDGQQMAALLKRFFDEAEEFHRVEQEELVLFIDEFHQIIQLSDAATEAIKPVLAASGTRGIRIIAATTYEEFHKHISSNQPLVERLQRINLSQPDQATTVKILKGMAGRYGVADQFYDDHIFQQIYEYTQRYIPASSQPRKSILVLDSMVGWHRITGRAMDRELLADVIMESTGNNVDVRVDGARIKAELDERVFSQDLATGMLARRLQLSVADLNDKTKPRASFVFTGSTGTGKTETVKQLANLIFGDDERHLIRFDMTEYASEESYAVFRSELTKRVWDRPYSVLLFDEIEKANSIVTRILLQVLDDGRLSDDNNRTVSFLNTYIVLTTNAGSEIYKTIANYASSDTGSGENLVEYQKLIRRSISQTTGGNRFPPELLGRIDAIVPFQPLSEETQKKIVAGKLRGVVQEVAVKHNVRVDVSKKVLQYLVEDKGESDSDAGGARAAVAKLTDEVTTSIATFINEHPAERRVRVEVAGKLVSDHKRLLKSDARIVVSAHRG encoded by the coding sequence ATGTTCAACGACGAGAGGCGTGATGCGGCCTATCCGACCCTGTCGAAGCTGTCGGACCCCCTCAAGCCGGCCGAGCGCGAGATCGTCGGCCGCAAGCGGGAGCAGATGCAGGTCATGGCGGGAATGGCGCGGCCCGAGCTGTCGAACGTGCTGCTGCTGGCCGAGGCCGGCACAGGCAAGACCGCGCTCGTCCAAGCGGTGTCGGTCCAGGATTCGCAGCGCCGCTACCTCGAAGTCGACCCCGCGCGGATGATCGCCGAGGCAGGCGATGGCCAGCAGATGGCCGCCCTGCTCAAGCGCTTCTTCGACGAGGCCGAGGAGTTCCACCGGGTCGAACAAGAAGAGCTCGTGCTCTTCATCGACGAGTTCCACCAGATCATCCAGCTCTCCGACGCCGCGACCGAGGCGATCAAACCGGTGCTGGCGGCCTCGGGCACGCGCGGGATCCGGATCATCGCGGCGACGACTTATGAGGAGTTCCACAAGCACATCTCGTCGAATCAGCCGCTCGTCGAGCGCCTCCAGCGCATCAACCTCTCCCAACCGGACCAGGCGACGACAGTCAAGATCCTCAAGGGGATGGCCGGGCGCTACGGTGTCGCCGACCAGTTCTACGACGACCACATCTTCCAGCAGATCTACGAGTACACCCAGCGCTACATCCCGGCCAGCTCTCAGCCGCGAAAGTCGATCCTCGTGCTCGACTCGATGGTCGGCTGGCACCGGATCACCGGCCGGGCCATGGACCGCGAGCTGCTCGCCGACGTGATCATGGAGTCGACGGGCAACAACGTCGACGTCCGCGTCGACGGGGCGAGGATCAAGGCCGAGCTCGACGAACGGGTGTTTAGCCAGGACCTTGCCACGGGCATGCTCGCCCGTCGCCTGCAGCTGTCGGTGGCCGACCTCAATGACAAGACCAAGCCGAGAGCTTCCTTTGTATTCACTGGGAGTACAGGCACTGGTAAGACGGAAACGGTCAAGCAGCTGGCGAACCTCATCTTCGGCGACGACGAGCGACACCTCATCCGATTCGACATGACCGAGTACGCGAGCGAGGAATCCTACGCGGTATTCCGCTCGGAGCTGACGAAGCGGGTGTGGGACCGGCCCTACTCCGTGCTGCTCTTCGACGAGATCGAGAAGGCGAACTCGATCGTCACGCGCATCCTGCTCCAGGTTCTCGACGACGGTCGGCTCTCCGACGACAACAACCGGACCGTGAGTTTCCTCAACACCTACATCGTGCTCACCACCAACGCAGGCTCTGAGATCTACAAGACGATCGCCAACTACGCCTCCTCTGACACCGGTTCCGGCGAGAACCTTGTCGAGTATCAGAAGCTCATCCGGCGCTCCATCTCGCAGACGACCGGAGGCAACCGTTTCCCACCCGAGCTGCTGGGCCGCATTGACGCGATCGTGCCCTTCCAGCCACTGTCCGAGGAGACCCAGAAGAAGATCGTCGCTGGCAAGTTGCGCGGGGTCGTCCAAGAGGTCGCCGTCAAACACAACGTGCGGGTCGATGTCTCCAAGAAGGTGTTGCAATACCTCGTCGAAGACAAAGGCGAGTCGGACTCTGATGCTGGCGGCGCACGCGCCGCGGTCGCTAAGCTCACCGACGAGGTGACCACTAGCATCGCGACGTTCATCAACGAGCACCCCGCCGAACGACGGGTCCGGGTCGAGGTCGCAGGGAAGCTCGTCAGCGACCACAAGCGCCTGCTCAAGTCCGATGCGCGCATCGTCGTCAGCGCCCATCGAGGCTGA